A genomic segment from Armatimonadota bacterium encodes:
- a CDS encoding carboxyl-terminal processing protease, with product MVFLRLTLRPGGCYNTSTGQIYHFARRRLQTGIRNGGSSVTVRASWRVVPWFLLAISAFTIGWWLRQQMATLPVATASPGTRLTSLQEYSPKQNYTMAIVPGDNASPVSMDLMQLFYSVFKYVEKQHVEYTSEMAKPMAYSAVRAMLQSLNDPNTRFLEPEEARLLQEAAQGNYYGIGAVMTVVRKVTQDIERRELTVIAPLPGSPAERAGLQPGDVITEIDGKWVIAYDPFRQVQRSGVRGNELVKALEDARKRVLAGLDLRKAMKALTNKDQGAMTLTIRRGNATLKVKVTPGVLHVDPVVYRLLPGGVGYLRIVQFNARAPEKLKTALAGLGASLQGLIIDLRNNPGGSVESASQVAAMLVKSPVLALMEMRSGESKRRQPVSISANPRVKAPVVVLVNRGTANVAEVLAVALRDKAGAKLVGEHTFGDGLVQTFVPLPDGSAFTMTTGKFLTWSGGDFHGKGIYPTVAAPTVPQQGHDLALEKAVSLLTQRTTTRA from the coding sequence TTGGTATTCTTGCGATTGACTTTACGCCCCGGCGGGTGCTATAATACCTCTACGGGACAGATATATCACTTCGCCCGCCGGCGTCTACAAACCGGTATACGAAACGGAGGTTCATCAGTGACTGTTCGTGCCTCTTGGCGTGTTGTGCCCTGGTTCCTGCTGGCAATCTCTGCGTTCACGATAGGCTGGTGGTTGCGCCAGCAGATGGCCACCCTGCCTGTCGCAACGGCGAGCCCCGGCACCCGTTTGACGTCACTGCAGGAGTACTCACCCAAACAAAACTACACTATGGCGATCGTTCCCGGCGACAATGCCTCTCCGGTCAGTATGGACCTGATGCAGCTTTTCTACAGCGTGTTCAAGTACGTCGAAAAGCAACATGTAGAGTACACGTCGGAGATGGCGAAACCCATGGCGTACAGTGCCGTGCGGGCGATGCTTCAGTCGCTCAATGACCCCAACACTCGTTTTCTGGAGCCGGAGGAAGCCCGGCTGTTGCAAGAAGCAGCACAGGGCAATTACTATGGCATCGGCGCAGTGATGACGGTCGTTCGCAAGGTCACACAGGACATCGAACGGCGCGAGCTCACGGTGATCGCTCCTCTACCCGGTAGTCCGGCGGAACGAGCCGGTTTACAACCGGGCGATGTCATCACCGAGATTGACGGCAAGTGGGTCATTGCGTATGACCCGTTCCGGCAGGTTCAACGGTCGGGAGTGCGCGGCAACGAGCTGGTGAAGGCGCTGGAAGATGCCCGCAAAAGGGTGCTGGCGGGGCTGGACCTGCGCAAGGCGATGAAGGCTCTGACCAACAAGGACCAGGGCGCGATGACACTCACCATCCGTCGGGGCAACGCCACTCTCAAGGTGAAGGTGACGCCGGGCGTGCTCCATGTGGACCCGGTGGTGTATCGGCTGCTGCCGGGTGGTGTAGGGTATCTGCGCATTGTGCAGTTCAACGCACGGGCACCGGAGAAGTTGAAGACTGCTCTGGCAGGGTTGGGCGCTTCGCTGCAGGGACTGATTATTGATCTGCGCAATAACCCCGGCGGTTCTGTGGAATCGGCGTCGCAGGTGGCGGCGATGCTGGTGAAAAGCCCTGTGCTGGCGCTGATGGAAATGCGCTCCGGCGAGAGCAAACGTCGCCAGCCAGTAAGCATCAGTGCGAACCCACGGGTGAAGGCGCCGGTGGTAGTGCTGGTCAATCGGGGCACGGCGAATGTGGCAGAGGTGTTGGCAGTAGCCCTGCGCGACAAGGCAGGAGCGAAGCTGGTGGGCGAGCACACTTTTGGCGACGGGCTGGTGCAGACCTTTGTGCCTTTGCCAGATGGTTCTGCTTTCACGATGACTACCGGCAAGTTCTTGACATGGAGTGGTGGCGACTTTCACGGCAAAGGGATTTACCCCACCGTCGCTGCTCCGACAGTCCCTCAACAGGGACATGACCTGGCGCTGGAGAAAGCGGTGAGCCTCCTCACACAGCGCACGACCACACGGGCATAG
- the tmk gene encoding thymidylate kinase: MNALFLTFEGIEGAGKSTLARWLSERLLQEGIPNWLTYEPWEPRLRQVLLEHSDLQREEELLLFLADRAIHTRHIRQALAEGKTVICDRYADSTLVYQGYARGLDIEWVRHLNHFATGGLQPVRTYLLDLPVELGLQRQRERNRIGAEEIVFHERVRKGFLTEARREPQRYLILDATRTLEELQGTLWEDVCRLLSTGASAHAEPPSCRSV, from the coding sequence ATGAACGCGCTGTTTCTCACCTTTGAAGGCATCGAAGGAGCGGGCAAGAGCACTCTTGCCCGCTGGCTCTCCGAACGTCTTCTGCAAGAAGGTATCCCCAACTGGTTGACTTATGAACCATGGGAGCCGCGCCTGCGACAGGTGTTACTGGAGCACAGTGACCTGCAGCGCGAAGAGGAACTCCTGCTGTTTCTTGCCGACCGCGCCATCCACACCCGTCACATCCGCCAGGCTCTCGCTGAAGGAAAGACGGTCATCTGCGACCGCTATGCCGATTCCACGCTGGTCTATCAGGGCTACGCGCGCGGACTGGACATTGAGTGGGTACGCCACCTCAACCACTTTGCCACAGGCGGTCTTCAGCCTGTGCGTACCTATCTACTGGACTTGCCGGTGGAATTGGGACTGCAGCGCCAGCGCGAGCGCAACCGCATCGGTGCAGAAGAGATAGTCTTTCACGAAAGGGTACGCAAGGGTTTTTTGACGGAAGCGAGGCGGGAACCCCAGCGATATCTGATCCTCGACGCCACCCGAACTCTGGAAGAACTTCAGGGGACGTTGTGGGAGGATGTCTGCAGGCTGCTGAGTACTGGCGCATCCGCACATGCCGAGCCACCATCGTGCAGGTCGGTTTGA
- a CDS encoding flagellar motor stator protein MotA translates to MFVLIGLAVVFGSILVGYIMHGGKVAALIQISEFIIIGGAAFGGVIIGNGISGVQTLIKAVLGLLKPPPVSKEGYMELLQMLFALFTLARKEGLLALERHVENPESSELFAQYPGIMANHHAMEFLCDTVKVILTGAVGHYELSDLMEIDLETHKEEALKPANMLAKVGDAMPGFGIVAAVLGVVITMQAINGPPEQIGHKVAAALVGTFLGVLMAYGIFQPLSQAVEGRVHAEEEYLQCIRHALLSFARGESPITCVEFARRQIPPAYRPSFREMEESVKGTGRQAAAA, encoded by the coding sequence ATGTTTGTGCTGATTGGGCTGGCGGTGGTGTTTGGCTCCATTCTGGTGGGCTACATCATGCATGGAGGCAAGGTGGCAGCGCTCATCCAGATTTCGGAGTTCATCATCATCGGCGGCGCGGCTTTTGGTGGCGTGATTATTGGCAATGGTATCTCCGGGGTGCAAACACTGATCAAAGCGGTGCTGGGGTTGTTAAAGCCGCCCCCGGTGAGCAAAGAGGGCTACATGGAGCTGTTACAGATGCTGTTTGCGCTCTTCACCCTGGCGCGCAAAGAAGGGTTGCTCGCGCTGGAACGGCACGTGGAAAACCCCGAATCGAGCGAACTGTTTGCCCAGTACCCGGGCATCATGGCGAACCACCACGCAATGGAGTTTCTGTGTGATACGGTGAAGGTCATCCTGACGGGCGCGGTGGGGCATTACGAACTCTCCGACCTGATGGAGATAGACCTGGAGACGCACAAAGAGGAGGCACTGAAGCCCGCAAACATGCTTGCGAAGGTTGGTGACGCCATGCCGGGCTTCGGTATTGTGGCGGCGGTGCTGGGCGTGGTCATTACCATGCAGGCGATTAACGGTCCCCCGGAACAGATTGGCCACAAGGTCGCAGCGGCTCTGGTAGGCACTTTCCTGGGTGTTTTGATGGCATATGGTATCTTCCAGCCTCTATCGCAGGCGGTGGAGGGGCGCGTGCACGCGGAGGAGGAGTACCTGCAGTGCATCCGCCATGCGTTGCTCTCGTTTGCACGTGGCGAATCGCCCATTACCTGTGTGGAGTTCGCCCGTCGGCAGATACCTCCAGCCTATCGCCCCAGCTTCCGCGAGATGGAAGAGAGCGTGAAGGGCACCGGTCGGCAGGCAGCGGCGGCATAG
- a CDS encoding alpha-glucosidase/alpha-galactosidase, which yields MPKITIVGAGGYVFPIRLTVDILSFPELQDATLYLYDIDAERLARSKRLIDGIVERNGLPTRVEAGLDRREALRDADYIIVAFQVGGVEAYKWDVEIPRQYGIDQCVGDTLGPGGVFRGLRSIAVFEEMARDIHELCPDALMLQYANPMSINCWALNLMGVKVVGLCHSVQGTSKMLAHELGVPYEEVSFKCGGINHQAWFTELKHKGVDVYPRLREVMFQKYPSPLEVDAESKLPTSRFAQRGLDHKAEDEVYYHERVRTEIMRTFGYFHTESSHHGSEYVPWFRKNPDIVNAYIPVRWDYYQISCSYQEESHQEYLRQLCEGPLHLSEEYGARIIHACETGEPVVIYGNVPNWGAPGTDPKHSQSHIISNLPQGCCVEVACLVDRNGVQPVAFGDLPPQCAAINRQSIHVQELAVLAALNRDRSLVYQAVAMDPLTGALLTLPQIRRMVDEMFEAEKQWLPQFG from the coding sequence ATGCCAAAGATTACGATCGTAGGAGCTGGTGGGTATGTCTTCCCCATCCGCTTGACAGTGGACATCCTCTCTTTTCCGGAGCTGCAGGATGCGACACTATACCTTTATGACATTGACGCAGAGCGGCTGGCTCGCTCCAAACGGCTTATCGACGGTATCGTGGAGCGCAACGGACTGCCCACCCGCGTAGAGGCGGGACTGGATAGGCGTGAAGCGTTGCGCGACGCAGATTACATCATCGTCGCCTTTCAGGTAGGCGGAGTGGAGGCGTATAAGTGGGATGTGGAAATCCCCCGCCAGTACGGCATTGACCAGTGTGTAGGTGATACGTTGGGACCCGGCGGGGTGTTTCGAGGACTACGTTCTATCGCCGTCTTCGAAGAGATGGCGCGCGATATCCACGAACTGTGCCCCGACGCGCTGATGCTCCAGTATGCCAACCCCATGTCCATCAACTGCTGGGCTTTGAACCTGATGGGGGTAAAGGTCGTGGGGCTATGCCACAGCGTGCAGGGAACCAGTAAAATGCTGGCTCATGAGCTGGGCGTGCCTTATGAAGAGGTCTCCTTCAAGTGCGGCGGCATCAACCATCAGGCGTGGTTCACCGAGTTGAAGCACAAGGGGGTGGATGTGTATCCGCGCCTGCGAGAGGTAATGTTCCAGAAGTATCCGTCGCCGCTGGAGGTGGACGCAGAGAGCAAGCTGCCCACCAGCCGCTTCGCCCAGCGTGGTTTAGACCACAAAGCGGAGGACGAGGTGTACTACCATGAGCGCGTGCGCACCGAAATCATGCGCACCTTCGGCTATTTCCACACTGAGAGCTCGCATCACGGCAGCGAATACGTGCCCTGGTTCCGCAAGAACCCTGACATCGTGAACGCCTATATCCCCGTGCGGTGGGATTACTATCAGATTTCCTGCTCGTATCAGGAGGAAAGCCACCAGGAGTACCTGCGCCAGCTGTGCGAGGGACCATTGCACCTCAGCGAGGAGTACGGAGCACGTATTATCCATGCGTGTGAGACCGGCGAGCCGGTGGTGATTTACGGCAACGTGCCCAACTGGGGCGCGCCCGGCACGGACCCGAAACACTCGCAGTCACATATCATCTCCAACCTGCCGCAGGGATGCTGTGTGGAGGTTGCCTGTCTGGTAGACCGCAACGGCGTGCAGCCGGTGGCTTTTGGCGACCTGCCCCCGCAGTGTGCGGCGATCAACCGCCAGAGCATCCATGTACAGGAGCTCGCAGTGCTGGCGGCGCTGAACCGCGACCGCTCGCTGGTGTATCAGGCAGTGGCAATGGACCCGCTGACAGGTGCTCTGCTCACCTTGCCCCAGATTCGGCGCATGGTGGACGAGATGTTTGAGGCGGAGAAACAGTGGTTGCCGCAGTTCGGATAG
- a CDS encoding site-specific integrase: MAKRRGNQEGSITQLSDGRWQARITYYENGIPKRKAFYGKTRKEAQEKLQRALADLQRGILPVSEKQTVGEFLVFWLEEVAKPRIRPRTYELYRGMVHQHLIPAIGHLPLVKLAPAHLNKLRNEKVASGLSASTVRCILRVASSALSEAEKWQLVPRNVAKLVDAPRVENREVQPFTVEELVKLLDVARGHRLYALFVLAVALGLRQGELLGLRWQDVDFERGTLTVAVQLQTIDGKQVLVEPKTARSRRTLQLPQFVLDVLQQHLANQLLEKAQSGESWREHGLVFASSVGTPVPARNLLRVWYSLLRKAGLPKRPFHTLRHTAASYLLAMGCDLRTVQQVLGHSQVGLTANLYTHVMPTLLQDAAQKMDALFRRLLEG; this comes from the coding sequence ATGGCAAAGCGACGTGGCAATCAAGAGGGCAGCATCACGCAGCTGTCGGACGGACGCTGGCAAGCACGCATCACTTACTACGAGAATGGCATCCCCAAGCGCAAAGCATTCTACGGCAAAACGCGCAAAGAGGCGCAGGAGAAGCTTCAGCGTGCACTCGCCGACTTACAGCGCGGTATTTTACCCGTGAGTGAGAAGCAGACGGTTGGCGAGTTTCTGGTTTTCTGGCTAGAAGAAGTGGCGAAGCCCCGCATACGTCCGAGAACGTACGAGCTGTACCGCGGCATGGTGCACCAGCATCTCATACCGGCGATTGGGCATCTACCGCTTGTCAAACTTGCCCCCGCGCATCTGAACAAACTGCGCAATGAGAAAGTGGCTTCTGGTTTGTCTGCATCGACGGTGCGTTGCATACTGCGAGTGGCAAGCAGTGCGCTTTCAGAAGCCGAGAAGTGGCAGCTGGTACCGCGCAACGTGGCGAAGCTGGTAGACGCGCCTCGCGTGGAGAACCGCGAAGTGCAACCGTTCACCGTTGAGGAGTTGGTGAAGCTGCTGGACGTGGCGCGAGGTCACCGGTTATACGCGCTGTTCGTGCTGGCGGTGGCGTTAGGACTACGCCAGGGCGAACTGCTGGGTTTGCGGTGGCAGGACGTAGATTTTGAACGAGGCACGCTCACGGTAGCGGTGCAGTTGCAAACCATTGACGGCAAGCAGGTGCTGGTGGAGCCGAAGACCGCCCGCAGCCGGCGCACGCTGCAGCTTCCACAGTTTGTGCTGGACGTTCTGCAGCAGCACCTCGCCAACCAGTTGCTGGAGAAGGCGCAGTCAGGCGAATCATGGCGTGAGCACGGGCTGGTGTTCGCATCTTCGGTGGGCACGCCCGTACCGGCACGCAACCTGCTTCGAGTTTGGTATAGCTTGCTGAGGAAGGCAGGACTGCCGAAGCGTCCGTTCCACACGCTGAGGCACACGGCAGCCAGTTACCTGCTGGCGATGGGTTGCGACCTTCGCACGGTGCAGCAGGTGCTAGGGCACTCGCAAGTCGGTTTGACCGCGAACCTCTACACCCACGTGATGCCGACGCTTTTGCAAGACGCGGCGCAGAAGATGGACGCGCTGTTTCGGCGGTTGCTGGAGGGCTAA
- a CDS encoding sodium:solute symporter, with the protein MVGALVHFSAGDVLVLCAFLLAVLWVGYSARRSLHEGDAAGYLVAGRTVSLPAFVATLVATWYGGILGVGEFSYSYGVSNWVVFGLPYYVFALLFAWLLAPRVREAELYTIPDRLYGIYGRACGVFGSLLTFCMTTPAPYTLILGVLFQLLFGGNLLVWLIVGTVLSTIYLYRGGLHADVRVNILEFLMMFGGFAIIIPFVISRYGGLDFLRQNLPPLHLTWHGGNTVQYIVVWFFIALWTLIDPGFHQRCYAARSPQVARWGIVVSVCCWFVFDLMTTTAGLYARAVLGDSLQDPKFAYPVLAERVLPPVAKGVFFVGMFATVMSTVVSYTFLSAVTFGRDLLWRWRGGEEADALRYTRWGITLVGVLAIVLAWKVQSVVNLWYLIGSLFIPGLLLPLMGSYTRRFRVSAPFALATMVLGFGTSLGWMVYGAIAGRLQDPTFLQPMYPGLVVAVAIYTVGWIGTGRKLASGMPNPVS; encoded by the coding sequence GTGGTAGGCGCGCTGGTGCATTTCTCAGCAGGTGATGTGCTGGTTTTGTGCGCTTTCCTGCTCGCCGTGTTGTGGGTGGGCTATTCCGCTCGGCGTAGCCTGCACGAAGGCGATGCGGCAGGCTATCTGGTCGCGGGGCGCACTGTCAGCCTGCCCGCGTTCGTCGCCACACTGGTGGCTACGTGGTACGGCGGCATTCTGGGGGTCGGGGAGTTTAGCTACTCCTACGGCGTGTCCAACTGGGTGGTGTTCGGGCTGCCATACTATGTTTTCGCTCTGCTGTTCGCGTGGCTGCTGGCACCTCGGGTACGCGAGGCAGAGCTGTACACCATCCCCGACAGGTTATACGGCATTTACGGGCGCGCCTGTGGGGTGTTTGGCTCTTTGTTGACCTTCTGTATGACCACTCCTGCTCCCTACACGCTGATTCTGGGGGTGCTGTTCCAGCTGCTGTTCGGGGGAAACCTGCTGGTCTGGCTGATAGTGGGCACGGTACTCAGCACCATTTACCTGTATCGCGGCGGTCTGCACGCCGACGTGCGGGTGAACATCCTGGAGTTCCTGATGATGTTCGGCGGTTTTGCGATTATTATCCCGTTTGTCATCAGCCGGTATGGCGGACTGGATTTCCTGCGCCAGAACCTGCCCCCGCTGCACCTGACATGGCACGGCGGGAACACGGTGCAGTATATCGTGGTGTGGTTCTTCATCGCGCTGTGGACGCTCATTGACCCCGGTTTTCACCAGAGGTGCTACGCCGCGCGCTCGCCACAGGTAGCGAGATGGGGGATTGTGGTGAGTGTGTGTTGCTGGTTCGTGTTTGACCTGATGACCACCACTGCCGGGCTGTATGCGCGCGCGGTGCTGGGCGATAGCCTTCAGGACCCGAAGTTCGCCTATCCCGTGCTGGCGGAGCGAGTGCTGCCCCCTGTGGCCAAAGGCGTTTTCTTCGTGGGCATGTTCGCGACGGTGATGTCCACGGTGGTGAGCTACACCTTCCTCTCGGCGGTGACCTTCGGGCGTGACCTGCTCTGGCGGTGGCGTGGCGGTGAGGAGGCAGACGCCCTGCGCTACACCCGCTGGGGCATTACGCTGGTAGGTGTTCTGGCGATTGTGCTGGCGTGGAAGGTGCAGTCGGTGGTGAACTTGTGGTATCTCATCGGCTCGCTGTTTATCCCGGGCTTGTTATTGCCGCTGATGGGCAGTTATACGAGGCGGTTTCGGGTGTCTGCGCCCTTCGCGCTGGCGACGATGGTTCTGGGCTTTGGCACCTCACTGGGCTGGATGGTGTACGGAGCGATTGCTGGCAGGTTGCAGGACCCCACTTTTCTGCAGCCGATGTATCCGGGGCTAGTGGTAGCGGTGGCGATATACACAGTGGGATGGATCGGGACGGGGCGAAAACTTGCTTCTGGGATGCCCAATCCGGTATCATAA
- the motB gene encoding flagellar motor protein MotB, whose product MAGSEKGGDIRIVKKKHGGHGHHGGAWKVAYADFVTAMMAFFLVMWIIGLSKDIKEAIAAYFKDPVGFMKAVNEGKLAFSISPDDGAAKASEKDQPQPGEISEKQRMELAKKEIEKMVEGMPEFKHLKPYVQIQIVDEGLRVELLESSQSVFFMTGSADLNPQARQLLTRMARYLAKLPNRIIIEGHTDSRPFSGGGMTNWELSVNRANSARRILEASGLRKGQIYEVRGYADNKLRVPSDPYHYSNRRISLLIAYSKQLQ is encoded by the coding sequence ATGGCGGGCAGTGAAAAAGGCGGCGACATCCGCATCGTTAAGAAAAAGCATGGTGGGCACGGTCATCATGGCGGAGCATGGAAAGTGGCTTACGCTGACTTCGTGACCGCCATGATGGCGTTCTTCCTGGTGATGTGGATTATCGGGCTAAGCAAAGACATCAAAGAAGCCATCGCGGCGTATTTCAAGGACCCCGTCGGCTTCATGAAGGCGGTCAACGAAGGGAAGCTGGCATTCAGTATATCACCGGATGACGGGGCAGCAAAAGCGTCCGAGAAGGACCAGCCTCAGCCCGGCGAGATCTCCGAGAAGCAGCGCATGGAGCTGGCAAAGAAGGAGATCGAAAAGATGGTAGAGGGTATGCCCGAGTTCAAGCACCTGAAGCCGTATGTGCAGATACAGATTGTGGATGAAGGGCTTCGGGTGGAGCTGCTGGAGAGCTCGCAGTCAGTGTTTTTCATGACGGGGAGTGCCGACCTCAATCCGCAGGCACGCCAGCTGCTGACACGCATGGCCAGATATCTTGCAAAATTGCCCAACCGCATCATCATCGAAGGGCATACCGATAGTCGTCCGTTTTCGGGCGGCGGGATGACCAACTGGGAACTTTCGGTGAACCGGGCAAACAGCGCGCGGCGCATTTTAGAGGCGAGCGGCTTGCGTAAGGGGCAGATTTACGAAGTGCGCGGTTACGCCGACAACAAGCTGCGCGTGCCCAGCGACCCGTACCACTACTCCAACCGCCGCATCAGCCTGCTGATTGCGTACAGCAAGCAGCTCCAGTAA
- a CDS encoding single-stranded DNA-binding protein: MSSFTSLTGAQTLQRPKTQLRVTDNLDELLAVLPPQVRRALEQEPSLEDLLEVILDLGREPQARFPDRTLKLSNMEVTEADIDYVVQRVGAFGKDNRAGIERTLHRISAIRNRQGRIIGLTCRVGRAVFGTIDIIQDVIERGKSVLMLGRPGIGKTTKLREIARVLADEFNKRVVIVDTSNEIAGDGDIPHPAIGMARRMQVASPELQHAVMIEAVENHMPEVIVIDEIGTEAEAFAARTIAERGVQLIGTAHGNSLENLLMNPTLCDLVGGIQAVTLSDEEARRRGTQKTVLERKAPPTFDIIIEMIEKDKLAIHHDVASTVDRILRGETPRPEVRVRLPDGSIQVVQAGDAPEPARETGTLVVRSSTPRERRQLPATVRIFPYGVSRNRLERAIRELRVPAYIVRDVQQADVVIALKANARREPTRMKEVSARGLPVYVVKSNTYAQIAGSVQDIFAMRPPEGWEDSEPALDPTEAALLETEAAIQEVLRTSMPVDLSPQNSYIRRLQHQLVEKYRLVSESVGVEPNRRVRISPPT; this comes from the coding sequence ATGAGCAGCTTCACTTCGCTGACCGGCGCGCAGACATTGCAGCGCCCGAAGACACAACTGCGTGTCACCGACAATCTGGACGAGTTGCTGGCGGTGTTGCCGCCACAGGTGCGACGCGCCCTCGAGCAGGAACCGAGCCTGGAAGACCTGCTGGAGGTGATTCTGGACCTCGGAAGGGAGCCTCAGGCACGTTTTCCGGATCGCACCCTGAAGCTCAGCAACATGGAAGTGACCGAGGCGGACATCGACTACGTGGTGCAGCGCGTGGGCGCGTTCGGCAAGGACAACCGCGCAGGAATCGAGCGCACCCTCCACCGCATCTCTGCCATCCGCAACCGACAGGGGCGCATCATCGGCTTGACCTGCCGCGTAGGACGGGCGGTCTTCGGCACTATCGACATCATTCAGGATGTGATTGAGCGCGGCAAGAGCGTGCTGATGCTGGGACGCCCCGGCATCGGCAAGACCACCAAGCTGCGCGAGATCGCGCGCGTGCTCGCGGACGAGTTCAACAAGCGTGTGGTGATTGTGGATACTTCCAACGAAATCGCCGGCGACGGCGACATCCCGCACCCCGCTATCGGCATGGCGCGGCGCATGCAGGTGGCCTCACCGGAGCTGCAGCACGCGGTGATGATTGAGGCGGTGGAAAACCACATGCCGGAGGTCATCGTCATCGACGAAATCGGCACGGAGGCGGAGGCTTTTGCGGCACGCACCATCGCCGAACGTGGTGTGCAGCTCATCGGCACGGCACACGGCAACTCGCTGGAGAACCTGCTGATGAACCCCACCCTGTGCGACCTGGTAGGGGGTATTCAAGCGGTGACCCTCTCCGACGAGGAGGCTCGCCGCCGCGGTACGCAGAAGACCGTACTGGAGCGCAAAGCGCCGCCCACCTTCGACATCATCATCGAGATGATTGAGAAGGACAAACTGGCGATTCACCACGACGTAGCGAGCACCGTAGACCGCATCCTGCGTGGCGAGACGCCTCGCCCCGAAGTGCGCGTACGCTTGCCCGATGGCTCCATTCAGGTCGTTCAGGCAGGCGATGCTCCCGAACCGGCGCGGGAAACGGGAACACTGGTCGTTCGCTCCAGTACGCCCAGAGAGCGCAGGCAGCTGCCAGCCACCGTGCGCATCTTTCCGTACGGGGTAAGTCGCAACCGCCTGGAACGCGCCATCCGCGAGCTGCGCGTGCCTGCGTATATCGTGCGCGATGTGCAGCAGGCGGACGTGGTGATTGCCCTCAAGGCGAATGCCCGCCGCGAACCCACACGCATGAAGGAAGTATCGGCAAGAGGGCTACCGGTGTACGTGGTGAAGAGCAACACCTACGCACAAATCGCCGGTAGCGTACAGGACATCTTTGCGATGCGCCCGCCGGAGGGCTGGGAAGATTCGGAACCCGCTCTCGACCCGACCGAGGCAGCACTGCTGGAGACGGAGGCGGCGATTCAAGAGGTGTTGCGTACCTCCATGCCGGTAGACCTCTCTCCGCAGAACAGCTACATCCGCCGGCTGCAGCATCAGCTGGTGGAGAAGTACCGGCTGGTGTCGGAGAGCGTAGGGGTGGAGCCGAACCGTCGCGTGCGCATCTCACCGCCCACGTAA